GCGTTCAGAAGATATGATTCCCGTGCTCTTCTGAAGTAGCCAATGTTTTCTGTACATTTCATGGGTTCCTGCTAAAAAGTCCTCACGAGAATACATACTACTAACGCGTGTGACAAAAGTTTCGGAAAATACTAATAGTTTCTTTGAGTCAGGAGAATATATTAAAAGACCTGTCTTATTAAATGCTAAAATACTCGTACAATTTCAGGGGAGACGCTTTACAATGGCTACAACTTCAAAAGCATATATATAATCACTAAATAATTTACCGAACCTTCTTGCTACGCATTTCaaagggcggggaagggaggggatgcaggaggagaacgaggaggaggaggaggaggaggaggacgagggggaaggggagagagggagggaaaaggcgcAAGAGGAAGGAACGTTTTATAATGGTTTTCATTGTGAAGGTATTTATACTTTCAGCTCATTGTAGTACTTGGTCGCGAGCAGGGAAAGAGGATTAACTCTGCATCATGACCAGGGAAAGTGATGCGACTCAACCAAGGCGAgggtaatgtggtggtggtggtggtgttggtagtggtggtagtggtggttgtggtggtggtaggtagtACTGGTGGTGTAGCGAAAAATAGCGATGAGCAAACTGTTGAATATCTGCAGTAaccttgttttgtgtgtgtgtgtgtgtgtgtgtgtgtgtgtgtgtgtgtgtgtgtgtgtgtgtgtgtcagggatggtATGCttatttttattagtgtttcagatacacacacacacacacacacacacacacacacacgatttcacTCCCCGTATCATTTCTATCACGTCCACTATATCGTCGCTTCTACTTTTACCTTGGTTAAATGTGGCGCCaaagtgtgagggggagggggggagtcagTATGCCGACCCGCCTGAAATTTTACACTAGTACAACGTATACGAAAGAAAATATtgtgtgtaaataaaaaataatgaagcaaaatgcacacacacacacacacacacacacacacacacacacacacacacacacacacacagtggcacTGTGCCAGGCACTGCGTCGCGGGTCCCCGCATGTCGTCTCCTCGCCAGCCACTCCGTCTCAACCTTATGCAAAAATTGTTACTAATTTTGCTTTATTCTTATGTCTACAGGATTCTCCAAATGCATACAGCCAGGTTTTTTattatagttaaaatacattgaaCTATTGGCTATTGTCTTCGTATAAATAGGAAATGTTAATATTGTCCTTGTCAAAAAATTCTTTCTTCCGATAGGAGTATCTTTGGCGCTTGCATAGAAGAACGGGGGTCGTGCAGCGACTGCCGAGCCTCAGCGGCCCCCGCCACAGAAGTTGATGGAGGTTTCTTTCTGTATCCAGTCCAGGTATTTCGTCACCTTTGTGTAAACCCCCGGCGAGTTAGCGTCAGCACATCCGTAGCCCCACGACACCACGCCCGCCAGGTAGTGGAGATTCGCAGCGTCTTTCCAGGCCAGTGGTCCCCCGGAGTCCCCCTGGCAAGCGTCCTTGCCCTCCTGGTACGTGCACAACATGTTGGTGGTGACGCTATTGCCGTGGTAGATTCGGCACTCCTTGGTGGTCAGCAACGGCAGTTGTGCCTCCAGCAGCACCTGGCTGACGTTGCCATTCGAGGCTGTGGTGCCCCAGCCGGTCACCGTCCCCGTTCCTTTCTGAAAATTCGTCTCTGACATGCCACACGGAAGGCAGATTGGCGCCACGGCCAGTGTGTACTCCAGGGCCTTGCTCAGCCGCAGCAACGCGATATCATTATCAACCGTGAGGGTGTCATACTGCGGGTGTGACACCACTGTCTCCACACCAACAGCCACTCTCAGCCGGTTGTTAGTGGATATCTCCCTTTCGTAGTCTCCTACGGTCACGTACATATCAGTCTTTAAGATGTACTGCATGCAGTGAGCCGCCGTGACCACCCACTCGGGCGACACCAGCGAGCCTCCGCAGAAAATGAAGTCGTCGCTTATCTTCCGCAGAGCGACTTGCCACGGCCACTCGTGTAAGACTGTCACATATCCGCCTACCACCCGCGAATCTCCTTTCACACCGCACTGGCTGACGGGGGCTGTGCTCAGTGGCTGAGATGGCGGGGTGCTTTTGGAGTTTGTCACGGGGAGAATGTCTGCCTTAATCACGTGCACCTCGCAAAAAACTTGTCCAGCGTTCAGGTGGTACCGCCGGAAGGAGTACAGGCTGGCGTGGAGGCTGTTGGAGAAGGTGGTAAGGGGAGCAACGTTGGTACCACAGAACACTATACCACCGTTCCCGACGCCCCAGTGTAAACCCTCGCGCAGACAACGATCGCTCACCGGCACATTGAAGACAGGGCACCACATCCTGAGCAGCGTTCCTGGCTCGGAGCTGCCTCGCCAGGTGCACTGCAGTGGGACAGGGTAGGGATTAGGGAAGCCCGGGGACACGATGTAGAATACTTCCCCGAGATTCAAATAAAAGTCCCAGCCGCAGGAGGAAAACTGGCGAGTGCCGGCAGGCCCGCCACGAGCCACCCCCACCAGGAGCaggaccgccgccgccacccacaGACTCGCGCGTCCGTTCTGCGTCATGACTGAGCGTGGACGCGTCGACCGGCCACCAAGACCTTTGAGGCAGTGCTGAGGCAACACCTGTGTCCTCACCCGCCACACCTGCGCCTTTCATTTCATGTATGTTCGTACGTTGATTCGATGAGGCTCGAATGGCAGTGCTCAGCCGCTCATCCATGTCATTAGTGACTATTTCCTGGCATTAAAGTGCTACTACACACGCGCACGCAGGAATGCTGAAATGCAATTCTACTTACATACGTATTATGTTCATATACTTTTACACTCatgcatacatatacataaacaTTCCATTGCAATAAGTATATTAGTTGACGTAAACTTGCCAGAGATGCAAATGCAAATAATGATctaagaagaggcggtggctgagtggttagagtgcGGGCGCGACGTTCTGGAAaaccagggttcgattcccgccCGCCGGTATTAGCTAACAAATTTCAGTTATCGCCGGGTGGCCTGTGACTCTCctcgtgctgtcctgaagaccaactgTAAACCCGGACCCTAGATTATctctagaagaaaattaaagataagttccgggaaggcagcatgaaccaagcaataTGGCTCCACTATAAAACACGcccgcgccataacgggctggggtaaACCACCAAGTCCCACCAAGAAAGTCAACCGGTGACATAGGAGGAACGTAaaacaacttaaaaaaaaaaatatatatatatacagatatatatatatatatatatatatatatatatatatatatatatatatatatagatatatatatatatatatatatatatatatatatatatatattttttttttttttttccaaccccGTAATAGTGTGTCACTTCAGCGATAAGTGAGTTATCCAACGATATTCCGAGAAAGAGACGTCACACACCCTCTCCTTGCGATCCGCCCCAACACGGAGTTCTTGGAGCCATTGACGTGCATGATTAAGGCCTGACACCTGTGTACACTTACGTGGCACACATTtaccgatcacacacacacacacacacacacacacacacacacacacacacacacagggaaagagagagggaaagggagagggagagggagagagagggagagagagggagagagagggagagtgagagtgagagggagagggagagggagagggagagggagagggagagagagagagagagatttacataaattttTTATAGATTAACATTGAAATTCAGATCACAGAGACCCTTTGGTTCAGACTTGGTGGCCCGTCCCTTAGCCTAAGTGATTCTACTTTAAATTGGTAACCCAAAAACTGCGCATCtgctttagtaaatattaagttgaaggaagtgtcggtccagcttgtttttaaaggagtcaatcgtgttgcactggaccactgaagatgggagcttatcccattctcgcactacaacgttggtgaagaaaatttggtgcagtctgaatttacttgcttACATTTATAAGTTTTATACCATTATTTCAagctcgcaaagtgtcatcgatcataaacaattttgatttgtccacattcgtaaagccattaagtatttttaaacattcgatcagttttcctcggagtcCACATTTCtcatgagagaacatgttaagggtggaaagcctctcgtcgtagggtttgttgcgcaaggaagggatcatttttgttgcccgacgttgaatacctagtttagcaatgtcctttgcatggtggggagaccaaaactgtaccgcatattccaagtggggtaaagcggaagtatttcttctttatttttaattaaaaagtttcttttaatgtagcccagcatcttttatttcttgtttcaatttg
The DNA window shown above is from Eriocheir sinensis breed Jianghai 21 chromosome 15, ASM2467909v1, whole genome shotgun sequence and carries:
- the LOC126999071 gene encoding trypsin II-P29-like, producing the protein MTQNGRASLWVAAAVLLLVGVARGGPAGTRQFSSCGWDFYLNLGEVFYIVSPGFPNPYPVPLQCTWRGSSEPGTLLRMWCPVFNVPVSDRCLREGLHWGVGNGGIVFCGTNVAPLTTFSNSLHASLYSFRRYHLNAGQVFCEVHVIKADILPVTNSKSTPPSQPLSTAPVSQCGVKGDSRVVGGYVTVLHEWPWQVALRKISDDFIFCGGSLVSPEWVVTAAHCMQYILKTDMYVTVGDYEREISTNNRLRVAVGVETVVSHPQYDTLTVDNDIALLRLSKALEYTLAVAPICLPCGMSETNFQKGTGTVTGWGTTASNGNVSQVLLEAQLPLLTTKECRIYHGNSVTTNMLCTYQEGKDACQGDSGGPLAWKDAANLHYLAGVVSWGYGCADANSPGVYTKVTKYLDWIQKETSINFCGGGR